GCAACCGGCAAACGCCGTCAGGACCGATACCGCTGTCGCTCCGGCGAGGCACGGGAGGCCCTGGCTGAGCAGCAGGACGTCCCATCCCGCGTCCATGAAAATCTTGGCCACGGCATGCGCGTCCGCGCCGCCGATCAGCCCGATGCTCTTCTTCATGCAAGTCTCCTCGTCATTTCGTTACATGCGCTCAATAACCGCCGCCGCGCCCTGGCCGCCGCCGATGCAGAAGGAAACCATCCCCACGCCGCAACCGCGCCGCACCAGTTCGTACATCAGCTTGGTGACGAGAATGCCGCCCGTGCCGGCCAGCGGATGCCCGAGCGCGATGGCGCCCCCGTTCACGTTCAGCTTGTCCGGCGGAATATTCAGTTCCCTGATGCAGCCCAACGACTGGGCGGCAAACGCCTCGTTGAGTTCCACAAGGTCGATGTCCGCGAAGGTCATCCCCGTCTGCCTGAAGAGTTTTCTGACAGCCTCCACGGGGCCCAGGCCCATCATGCGCGGGTCCACGCCCGCCACGGCATAGGCCTTGAAGCGGAACATGGCGGCATACCCGCCGCTTCTGGCCCTGCCCTCCTCCATGATGACCACGGCCCCGGCCCCGTCGTTCATCGGGGAGCTGTTGCCCGCCGTGACGATGCCGTCCTTCTTGAAGGCGGGCTTCAACGCGGCCATGCTTTCCAGGCTCGCGTCCTTGCGGACGCATTCGTCGGCGGCGACGATGACGTCCCCCTTTTTCCCCCGGATCGTCACCGGAACGATCTGTTCGTTGAAATAGCCTTGTTCCCAGGCATGGGCGGCCTTCTTGTGGCTTTCCACGGCAAAGGCGTCGCACTCCTCACGGGTGACGCCGCAGGCCTCGGCCACGTTCTCCGCCGTGATGCCCATGGGCACGTTCAGATCGCCCGGCGCGGTGCGGTACGTGGCCCATTGCGGCGGCATGACCTGATACGCGGCCTTGGGCTTTTCCATAATATACGTCCGGGTAGAATCGCTCTCCACCCCGCCCGCGAGCAGCACGTCCTTGAAACCGGCCTGGATCATGGCTGCGGCGTACGCCATGGTTTCAAGGCCTGAAGCGCATTGCCGGTCCATGGTGACCGCCGGGACGGAGAACGGGAACCCCGCTTCCAAAGCCGCCAGGCGGGCCATGTTGCAGGCTTCGCTGTTCAAAAGGTTGCCGAAAACCACGTCGTCGAGCTCCGACGGCTCGATTCCGGCGCGTTTCACGGCCTCCCGCATCACGATCGAGGCCAGGGTGCTGGCCGGTACCTCGGCCAGCGAACCGCGGCACTTGCCGATCGGGGTTCGCGCGCCGGATACGAGTACGGCTGATCTGCTCATCACGCTCTCTCCTGTGGTCGGGATGTTCCGGCAAAGCTTTCGTTGCCGGTCTTCCCGGTGTTCATGATTATGCGATGCCGGGGCGCTAGAGCCTCTGCCCCCTGAAATCCGGACGCCTCTTTTCCATGAAGGCCCGCATGCCTTCCTGCTGGTCCGGCGTTCCCATCAGCGTTGAAAAAATTCTCGTTGTCTCGGCCACCGCCGGCAGCATATCCGGAATAGCCGCCGCCGCGGCGAGCGCCTGTTTCGCGGCGGCAAGCCCCGGCGCGGATTTACGGGCCAGCCGCACGGCCATTTCCTTGGCCTTTTCCCCGGCTTCCCCGGCGGGAGCGACGCTGTTCACCAGCCCGAGCGCGAGCGCGGCTTCGGCATCCACATTTTTCCCCATGAAAATCATGTCCTTCGCACGCGACGGCCCGATAAGCCGCGACAAGCGCACGGTGCCGCCCGCCCCCGGAAACAGCCCCAGGTTGATCTCGGGGAAGCCCATTTGCGCTCCGGCCCCGGCAATCCTGAAATCGCAGGCCAGGGCGAGTTCCAGCGCGCCGCCGAGCGCGTATCCCTCAACAGCCGCGATGGTCGGCACGGGCAGCAGCTCAAGCTTGTTGCAGGCGAACATGAGCGGGCTTTGCCGGACCTGTTCGGGGGTGTAGTCCACAAACTCGTCCACGTCCGCGCCCGCGCCGAAGTTGTCCTTGCTTCCCACGATCAGCACTTTCAGGTTCTTGTCCGCGGCCGCGTCATCCAGAAGAGCGCCGATCGCGTTTGTGACCTCGTTGTTGAGGGCGTTCATGACCTCGGGCCGATTCACCGATAACTGGCCTATTCCATTTTCCACCGAGTACAGCACGTATTCCGACATGAAAGACCTCCTTTCATTGCAATGCCACAGATAATCACTGGGGAAAGCAACTATTGTGCCAGCGATCGCAATCGAGGAGTCGGCGGCAACGGGCGCGAACAACGATCCAAGCCCCCGCCGGGCGGTGCATCCGTAAAAACCCGGTCCCGGCCTTGGCATGTATCTTGCTGCGATGCAGTTTGATGCGGATTTTATTTTCACAAATAATGTAAGGAGGATATGGCAATGAAGAGCATTGAGTCCGGCGAATTGCTGTTCAGCGTGACTGATGGGGTTGCCGATATCGTGGTGAACAGGCCGGAAAAGCTGAATGCGCTCAATACGCGGATCGTCGCGGACATGCATGCCATCATCACCCGGCTGGACGGCGACAACAGCGCCAGGGTGGTCGTCATCAAAGCCGCGTGCACGAATAATTCCGTATACTCCGGCAGTATGGCCGGGGCGGATTTGGACGAGATGACCGCCTGCCAGGGAAACTTCGACTACCAGGCCTACTATTCCGTTTTCGCCAATTTTTACAGACGCCTTCGCAGCATCAGCCAGCCCGTCGTCACGGTCATCAACGGGTACGCCTTCGGCGGAGCCTGCGCGCTCGCCCAGTCCAGCGAATTCGTTGTTGCCTCGGACAAATCCGTTTTCGGCATGCCGGAAATCAATTTCGGGTTCCCGGGCGGCGCCGCCACGTTTTCCGCCCAGTTCGGACGGCAGAAAGCGGCGGAAATCACCATGCTCGGGAACAATTTCGACGCCCAGGAAGCCTACCGGATGCTGTTGGCCTATAAAGTGGTGCCTGAAACCGAACTTGAGGAAACCGTCCAGAAAATATGCGCGACCCTGAAAAAACGGTCTTTCGAATCCCTGAAAATGGGCAAGCATATTATCAACGTCAGCGCGGATTGCGGGGTGGACGAAGCCGTCAACACGGAAATAATCGCGGCGTCCCTGTGCCTGAACACCGAATACGCCCGGAACAAGATAGACAACTTCATGAAAAAACAAAAATAGGCTGCCGCATTCCGGAATAGCCTAAAAGCGAGCCGAAAGACGAGCCCGCCGCCGTGCGGAGTTCCATGAGGAGCGATTATATGATGCATGACATACTCGTGAAAAACGGTCTGGTGATCGACCCCTTGTTCGGCAGCGCCCCTGTGAAGCGGGACATCTATATAAAGGACGGCGTCTTCGCGGCAGACGGCGGGGGAGGAAAAGCAAGGCGGACCATAGACGCCGGGGGCTGTTACGTCTCCCCGGGCTTCATCGACGCGCACGGCCACTATTACAAAGGGGGAAGCGAGCTGGGGGGCAACGCGGATATCATTTCCCCGCCGAACTGCGTGACCACGGTCATTGATGCCGGCAGTGCCGGAATTTAGAATTTTGCCGACTTTTACACGAATGTCATCTCCCGCGCCACGACCACCATCAAGGCGACGCTCTCGATCACCAACATGGGCGTGCAGATGCCCCCTCACGAGGAAATACAGGACCCGGCTTACTGTGACTTTACGAAAATCCGCAACAATTTCCTCAAGTACGGCGACGCGCTTGTGGGCCTCAAGGTCCGGGTGCATGAGGATGTAACCGGCGATTACGGCCTCAAGGCTCTGGAAGCGGCGGGCAACGTGGCCGGAGCCCTGCGTGGGGAAGGGTTTACCTGCCGTCTGATGGTCCATTTCGGCAATCTCGCCGAAGGCATCACCCTGCGGGACGTCCTGGACCGCCTGGCGCCGGGCGATGTCATGACGCATATCTACCGGACGAACGGGACAACCATTTTTGACGACGACGGGCAGATAGCCGCATGCATGGTGAAGGCCAGGGAAAGGGGCGTCATCTTTGAAAGCGGCTGCGCCCGGATGCACTGCAGCCTTGAAAGCATCAAAAAAGCCATGGCGCTGGGGTTTTATCCGAACATCATCAGCACGGACCTTATCGGCGCCACATTTTTCTGGAAACCGTCCTTCAGCCTGGCGTTCAAAATGTCCATCTACCTCAACGCGGGCATGCCGCTGGCCGATATCGTGAAAGCCGTCACCCTTTCCCCGGCGGCCGCTTACAACCTCCAGGAGCAGGCGGGAACACTGACCCCGGGCAGGCCGGCGGACCTGGCGGTATTCCGCATTGACGACAGGCCCTTCCAGGTGGACGATCTCTTCGGGGGCTCGCTGACCGGCGACAAACTCCTCGTCCCCATGGCCACGGTCAAGGCGGGCAGCATCGTGTTCCAGCAGGTTTTCCTGTAAGACGGCCCGCGCCTCTTCCCTCACGGCAATGACCGGAACGGAGCTCCCACGGCTATCCGCCGCGGGAGCTCCGTTGTTACCGCGAGACAACGACGGTCGCGTCTGCCCGTTGTGCCGTTTCCGGGCGCAAGGCCACCCCCAGCCCGGAACGCCGGGGAAGTTCAATGCCCCCGCCGGCGATCACCGGCAACGCGTCGACAAGATCCCTGTACCAGGTGGCGATCACGGCGCGCACGACCTCCTGGAACAGCGTTACGGGCGAATGAAAAGCCAGATGCACCCCGGCCCAAAGTGAGATGGGCCCCGTGCAGTCATGCGGGGTTATGGCAATGCCGTTCGCTTCCGCCAGGGCGGAAATTTTCCGCCCCTGCGTGAGGCCGCCGCACCAGCCGAGGTCCAGCATGGCGATATCCACGGCCTTGTGCGCGAACATCCTGCGGTAGGTCGAGAGGCCCGCCAACGTCTCGCTGCCGCACAAGGGCGTTTTGGTTTTCGACCGGATATCGGCCAGCCCTTCGATATCGTCCATCTTGCAGATGGGGTCCTCGGCCCAGAACACGGCATATTCCTCAAGAGCCCGGCAGATCCGGATGGCGGACTGCACATTCCACATACTGTGCAACTCGGCCATGATTTCGATGCGGTTGCCCACGGCCTCACGGATCTTGCGGAACGGCTCGAGAGCCGCCTCAAGGTCCGCCAGGGAGATGAAAGTCCCCTGGGTTTTGACGGCATAGGCGTCGAAAGGCCAGATCTTCATACCGCGGTAGCCTTCGGCAAGAAGACTTTCCGCCAGGGCTCCCGCGTCGTTCATAAAGGCTATCTGATCGTCATACGGGCCGCGCATGGCGTCTTTCTCGCCGATGACCCGGCGGGCGGTGCCCGCGTTGAAAGAGCTGCTGCTGGTGTTGTAGGCGTAGCCCGCGCAGGTATTGTAGACCGGAACAACGTCGCGGGAAGCGCCGCCCAGCGCCTGATGGACCGGGATGCCGTGGCGTTTGCCGCACAGATCCCAAAGCGCGATGTCAATGGCGCTCGCTGCCCGTATTTCCGCGCTGGCGCTGGCAAAACCGACATACGGGGTAGTCAGCGTCCGTGAAATAAGCTCAATGCGCCTGGAGTCCTGCCCGAGAAGCCAGGAACTCATCTGGTTATGGATCACGCTCTCCACGGCATCCGCGCCGCGAAACGCCTCGCCGGTGCCGGTCAACCCCTCGTCCGTCTCTATCTCTACCCAGAGAATGTTGGACCGTTCCGCGATGCGTATCGTCCGTATGGATGTAATCTTTGCCACAACGGCGTCTCCTTTCGAGCGTCGATTGTCTGAACCGTGGTGTGAAGAACCGTAAGCGGGATGAAAAAGACGGAACGCGTGAAGGGAGACGCGACGCTACAGCGAGGTATGCCCCTCCAGCTCCAACGCCCTGCGAAGACGTTCCCTGCTGTTCACCAGATGTATCCGCATGGCCGCCTGCGCCGATTCGGCATCCTGCCGGGCGATGGCGTCAAACACGGCCTGATGCTCCAGGTGGTTCCGCATCAGGTAGGTTTCCTGCGTATCCGCAGTGTACTGGGCGATTTTCAGGCGCGTGCGCGGGATGGTATTTTGCCCGATGAACCGGTAGACCTCTTCAAAATACCGGTTTCCGGTCGATTTGCCCAAATGAAAATGGAAATCCAGATCTTCCTGGATAGCGTTGCCGCCCTCGCGCACCCGCGCAACGAATGCCGCGAGAATATCCGCAAATACGGCCAGGTCCTCTTCCGTTCGCTTCATCGCGGCCAGGCCCGCGGCCTGGGTCTCCAGGCTGATGCGAAATTCCAGCATGTCCAGAACATCGTACATGGTCACGATGGAAGATTCCGCAAGTTGTTCGGAGGGAATTTGCTTTGCCGCGCGGACGAACGTTCCGATACCGTGGCGCGTTTCGACCAACTCCGCCGCCTGAAGGCGGGAAATAGCTTCACGGATGACCGTCCGGCTCACGCCGAGCGTTTGCATCATCCGCTGCTCCGTCGGCAGTTTTTCGCCGGGAACGAGCGCGCCCGAGGTTATCTGGCGCGTCACCTGGGTAACGACGTCTTCCACCAGACTGCGGGAATGCCGGCCCGTCTGGGAGGATGCGTCGGCCCGGCCCGGCCCGGATACGTTCCGATTGGGTGAGGGTGTTGGTTCCATAATGGCATCTTAAGTCATACGATGACGTATGTCTAGAAGAAATCCGCAACGGAATATGTGATAGCTTATTTTATTTTATTAATAAATACAAATTGCTATGCAAAAGACACACAAGAAACAACCCTTTATATGCTATAAAATATCTTGCCAAATTATGGCGATTACGGCATAGACATCTTATGTCATACGATGACTTGTATCGTTCTTGCACGCCAACCCGCAAGGCATCGTCTGACGGCGAGAAATCGTTATCCCACAGCCTGGCAGGCTGAAGAGTGCGATTCGAAGGGGCGCAGCCCCTTTTCGCGAAAAACCGCATGCGGCCTTCACTGCCACGCGGGGATCTAGTCATCGTATGAGTTATAGTGTCACACCACGGGAGAAAAGCCATGCGCTCTGATACGCCGCTGTACCTCAAAATAAACGC
The DNA window shown above is from uncultured delta proteobacterium and carries:
- the thlA gene encoding Acetyl-CoA acetyltransferase translates to MSRSAVLVSGARTPIGKCRGSLAEVPASTLASIVMREAVKRAGIEPSELDDVVFGNLLNSEACNMARLAALEAGFPFSVPAVTMDRQCASGLETMAYAAAMIQAGFKDVLLAGGVESDSTRTYIMEKPKAAYQVMPPQWATYRTAPGDLNVPMGITAENVAEACGVTREECDAFAVESHKKAAHAWEQGYFNEQIVPVTIRGKKGDVIVAADECVRKDASLESMAALKPAFKKDGIVTAGNSSPMNDGAGAVVIMEEGRARSGGYAAMFRFKAYAVAGVDPRMMGLGPVEAVRKLFRQTGMTFADIDLVELNEAFAAQSLGCIRELNIPPDKLNVNGGAIALGHPLAGTGGILVTKLMYELVRRGCGVGMVSFCIGGGQGAAAVIERM
- a CDS encoding Enoyl-CoA hydratase/carnithine racemase, whose translation is MSEYVLYSVENGIGQLSVNRPEVMNALNNEVTNAIGALLDDAAADKNLKVLIVGSKDNFGAGADVDEFVDYTPEQVRQSPLMFACNKLELLPVPTIAAVEGYALGGALELALACDFRIAGAGAQMGFPEINLGLFPGAGGTVRLSRLIGPSRAKDMIFMGKNVDAEAALALGLVNSVAPAGEAGEKAKEMAVRLARKSAPGLAAAKQALAAAAAIPDMLPAVAETTRIFSTLMGTPDQQEGMRAFMEKRRPDFRGQRL
- a CDS encoding hypothetical protein (Evidence 5 : No homology to any previously reported sequences) codes for the protein MPYPPYIICENKIRIKLHRSKIHAKAGTGFLRMHRPAGAWIVVRARCRRLLDCDRWHNSCFPQ
- a CDS encoding putative Crotonase/Enoyl-Coenzyme A (CoA) hydratase superfamily protein (Evidence 3 : Function proposed based on presence of conserved amino acid motif, structural feature or limited homology), whose translation is MKSIESGELLFSVTDGVADIVVNRPEKLNALNTRIVADMHAIITRLDGDNSARVVVIKAACTNNSVYSGSMAGADLDEMTACQGNFDYQAYYSVFANFYRRLRSISQPVVTVINGYAFGGACALAQSSEFVVASDKSVFGMPEINFGFPGGAATFSAQFGRQKAAEITMLGNNFDAQEAYRMLLAYKVVPETELEETVQKICATLKKRSFESLKMGKHIINVSADCGVDEAVNTEIIAASLCLNTEYARNKIDNFMKKQK
- a CDS encoding Amidohydrolase 3 (fragment) gives rise to the protein MMHDILVKNGLVIDPLFGSAPVKRDIYIKDGVFAADGGGGKARRTIDAGGCYVSPGFIDAHGHYYKGGSELGGNADIISPPNCVTTVIDAGSAGI
- a CDS encoding hypothetical protein (Evidence 5 : No homology to any previously reported sequences), giving the protein MGVQMPPHEEIQDPAYCDFTKIRNNFLKYGDALVGLKVRVHEDVTGDYGLKALEAAGNVAGALRGEGFTCRLMVHFGNLAEGITLRDVLDRLAPGDVMTHIYRTNGTTIFDDDGQIAACMVKARERGVIFESGCARMHCSLESIKKAMALGFYPNIISTDLIGATFFWKPSFSLAFKMSIYLNAGMPLADIVKAVTLSPAAAYNLQEQAGTLTPGRPADLAVFRIDDRPFQVDDLFGGSLTGDKLLVPMATVKAGSIVFQQVFL
- a CDS encoding Mandelate racemase/muconate lactonizing enzyme protein gives rise to the protein MAKITSIRTIRIAERSNILWVEIETDEGLTGTGEAFRGADAVESVIHNQMSSWLLGQDSRRIELISRTLTTPYVGFASASAEIRAASAIDIALWDLCGKRHGIPVHQALGGASRDVVPVYNTCAGYAYNTSSSSFNAGTARRVIGEKDAMRGPYDDQIAFMNDAGALAESLLAEGYRGMKIWPFDAYAVKTQGTFISLADLEAALEPFRKIREAVGNRIEIMAELHSMWNVQSAIRICRALEEYAVFWAEDPICKMDDIEGLADIRSKTKTPLCGSETLAGLSTYRRMFAHKAVDIAMLDLGWCGGLTQGRKISALAEANGIAITPHDCTGPISLWAGVHLAFHSPVTLFQEVVRAVIATWYRDLVDALPVIAGGGIELPRRSGLGVALRPETAQRADATVVVSR
- a CDS encoding GntR family transcription regulator protein, encoding MEPTPSPNRNVSGPGRADASSQTGRHSRSLVEDVVTQVTRQITSGALVPGEKLPTEQRMMQTLGVSRTVIREAISRLQAAELVETRHGIGTFVRAAKQIPSEQLAESSIVTMYDVLDMLEFRISLETQAAGLAAMKRTEEDLAVFADILAAFVARVREGGNAIQEDLDFHFHLGKSTGNRYFEEVYRFIGQNTIPRTRLKIAQYTADTQETYLMRNHLEHQAVFDAIARQDAESAQAAMRIHLVNSRERLRRALELEGHTSL